A stretch of the Mycobacteroides immunogenum genome encodes the following:
- a CDS encoding GlxA family transcriptional regulator — MSDERLVMIVVFDGMKLLDLAGPAEVFAEANRFGANYRLVVASVDGQDVATSIGSPFSVAATIDSIESADTVLVAGGDVLIGRPLDTALVDALGHVQARCRRIASICTGAFLLAQAGVLNDRRATTHWRHTGLLQRAFPNTTVEPDAIFVRDANVFTSAGVSAGIDLALALVEDDHGSDMVRDVARSLVVYLKRAGGQSQFSVFVESAPPAGSALRPATDAIAADPAADHSVAKLAARAALSARQLTRLFHTELGITPARYVELVRIDTARGALDAGSTVAEAARIAGFGSSETLRRVFVGELGVSPKAYRDRFRTAAR; from the coding sequence ATGTCCGATGAGCGGCTGGTCATGATCGTCGTGTTCGACGGCATGAAGCTGCTTGACTTGGCGGGACCCGCCGAGGTGTTCGCCGAGGCCAACCGATTTGGTGCCAACTACCGGCTGGTGGTCGCGTCCGTCGATGGCCAGGATGTGGCCACGTCCATCGGATCGCCCTTCTCGGTGGCCGCAACGATCGACTCCATCGAGTCGGCAGACACCGTGCTCGTGGCGGGCGGCGACGTCCTGATCGGCCGCCCGCTCGACACCGCGCTGGTCGACGCGTTGGGCCATGTGCAGGCACGCTGCAGGCGGATCGCATCGATTTGCACCGGCGCCTTCCTGCTGGCACAGGCGGGAGTGCTGAACGATCGCCGTGCCACCACACACTGGCGCCACACCGGCCTGCTGCAACGCGCCTTCCCCAACACCACCGTCGAACCCGATGCGATATTCGTCAGGGATGCAAACGTTTTCACCTCGGCAGGGGTATCAGCGGGCATCGATCTGGCCTTGGCCCTGGTCGAGGACGACCACGGTTCTGACATGGTCCGGGACGTGGCACGGTCACTGGTCGTCTACCTCAAACGAGCAGGAGGGCAATCACAGTTCTCCGTCTTCGTGGAGTCGGCGCCACCCGCGGGTTCGGCGCTGCGTCCGGCTACCGACGCGATAGCCGCCGATCCCGCCGCCGACCACAGCGTGGCCAAGCTGGCCGCGCGGGCCGCACTCAGCGCGCGCCAGCTCACCCGGCTCTTTCACACCGAACTGGGTATCACCCCGGCGCGATACGTGGAGCTCGTCCGCATAGATACCGCGCGCGGGGCGTTGGATGCCGGCAGCACTGTCGCCGAGGCCGCCCGGATCGCCGGGTTCGGGAGCTCGGAAACGCTGCGGCGAGTGTTCGTCGGCGAGCTGGGTGTCTCACCGAAGGCCTACCGCGACCGATTCCGCACCGCGGCACGCTAG
- a CDS encoding MBL fold metallo-hydrolase, whose product MSGIERVITRGTFELDGGSWEVDNNIWIVGEGDDVVVFDAAHSAEPIIEAVAGRNVVAVVCTHGHNDHITVAPELGQALDAPVLLHPGDEVLWRMTHPDKDFRKVQDDMVLPVGGLELHALHTPGHSPGSVCWYAPELRSVFSGDTLFQGGPGATGRSFSDFPTILRSISGRLGPLPEDTVVYTGHGDTTTIGDEIVHYDEWVARGH is encoded by the coding sequence ATGAGTGGAATCGAACGGGTCATAACTCGCGGAACCTTCGAACTTGACGGCGGCAGTTGGGAAGTCGACAACAACATCTGGATCGTTGGCGAAGGTGACGATGTGGTGGTTTTCGACGCCGCCCATTCCGCGGAACCGATCATCGAGGCGGTCGCGGGCCGCAATGTGGTCGCGGTGGTATGCACTCACGGCCATAACGATCACATCACCGTCGCTCCAGAGCTGGGTCAAGCGCTGGACGCTCCGGTGCTGCTGCATCCTGGGGACGAGGTCCTGTGGCGAATGACGCATCCGGACAAGGACTTCCGCAAGGTTCAGGACGATATGGTGCTGCCGGTCGGTGGCCTGGAGCTGCACGCCTTGCACACGCCGGGCCACTCACCGGGATCGGTGTGCTGGTACGCGCCCGAGCTGCGCTCGGTCTTTTCGGGGGACACGCTGTTCCAGGGCGGCCCGGGTGCTACCGGGAGGTCGTTCTCCGATTTCCCGACCATTCTGCGATCCATTTCGGGCCGGCTCGGCCCGCTGCCCGAGGACACCGTGGTCTACACGGGCCACGGCGACACCACCACGATTGGCGACGAGATCGTGCACTACGACGAGTGGGTAGCACGCGGCCACTAG
- a CDS encoding NAD-dependent epimerase/dehydratase family protein: MGDSQILVTGAFGLVGSQVVATLAAQGYPVVATDLRTSANLRSAQRLPRGAEVRWADLTSGAEVESLLGSVAPRAIVHLAALIPPFCYMNRSLAQQVNVEAVGHLIAAASRLPSPSRFVLASSVAVYGARNPYRDNELLTANTPVCPSDLYGAHKVAAEELVRASGLDWVVLRLGGVLTAAPRWSIDPNLVRFEAVLPADGRIQTVDVRDVASAFCAAITTSHIGEVFLIGGDESHRTTQLAVASETAAAMGLAGGIPPGRRGDPDKDGAWFATDWMDTQRSQEVLAFQSHSLHAMHAETSAAVGWRRAPLRLLVPIVRAGLKSRSPYRGLGGQFADPWRAIERCWGDPRY; the protein is encoded by the coding sequence GTGGGCGACAGTCAAATCCTGGTGACCGGTGCGTTCGGATTGGTCGGGTCGCAGGTCGTGGCAACACTGGCCGCCCAGGGATACCCCGTGGTCGCCACTGACCTGCGCACCTCGGCCAATTTGCGCAGCGCGCAGCGCCTGCCCCGCGGTGCCGAGGTGCGCTGGGCAGACCTCACCTCCGGTGCAGAGGTCGAGTCCTTGCTGGGGTCCGTCGCCCCACGGGCAATCGTTCACCTGGCCGCGCTGATCCCACCTTTCTGCTACATGAATCGCTCGCTGGCACAGCAGGTCAACGTCGAAGCTGTGGGGCATTTGATCGCCGCGGCTTCGCGGCTGCCGTCACCCTCACGTTTCGTCCTCGCCTCCAGCGTCGCGGTCTATGGGGCGCGTAATCCCTATCGCGACAACGAATTGCTGACGGCGAATACGCCGGTGTGTCCGAGCGACCTTTACGGTGCCCATAAGGTCGCGGCAGAAGAACTCGTCAGGGCGTCGGGGCTTGACTGGGTGGTGTTGCGGCTTGGCGGTGTACTGACGGCGGCACCGCGCTGGAGCATCGATCCCAACTTGGTGCGGTTCGAGGCGGTCCTTCCGGCCGACGGCCGCATCCAGACCGTCGACGTGCGCGATGTCGCCAGTGCCTTCTGTGCCGCGATAACAACAAGCCATATCGGCGAGGTGTTTCTCATCGGTGGCGACGAGTCCCATCGCACCACCCAGCTGGCGGTCGCGTCGGAAACGGCCGCGGCCATGGGGCTTGCCGGCGGCATCCCACCAGGGCGCCGCGGAGATCCGGACAAGGACGGAGCATGGTTCGCCACCGATTGGATGGATACCCAACGCTCCCAGGAAGTCCTTGCATTCCAGAGTCATTCACTGCACGCGATGCACGCGGAGACCAGCGCTGCGGTGGGGTGGAGACGCGCCCCGCTGCGGTTGTTGGTCCCGATCGTGCGAGCCGGGTTGAAGTCGCGGTCGCCGTACCGTGGTCTCGGCGGACAGTTCGCAGATCCGTGGCGTGCCATAGAACGGTGCTGGGGTGATCCGCGATACTGA
- a CDS encoding FAD-dependent oxidoreductase, whose product MSEKTTCVVVGGGPAGIFAGLLLARAGVEVVVLEKHGDFLRDFRGDTVHPSTLQVLDELGLFERFDKLPHTKLQRMMVTTPDGRRVPMADLTRLRTPHPYIAMVPQWDLLDMLAEAGREEPDFDLRMRHEVTGLLWDESGRVAGVQYESPDGAGELRADLTLVCDGRWSLCRREAGLVPREFAVGTDIWWFRAPRVPGIGEELVPRFKDGKLLGIIPRQGYLQIPQFIRKGDDARLRARGVEAFRRDLADVVPELADVVDEIESMDEVKLLDVRVNRLSRWYTDGLLCIGDAAHAMSGLGGVGINLAVQDAVAAARILAEPLRHKRLTREDLAAVQGRRMFPAVVTQAVQLVAHRYLLDPIFTGRKLSGAGRLLPIISRFRWLTVIPAYFIGIGVRPEHAPDYARRAAAVVSA is encoded by the coding sequence ATGAGCGAGAAGACGACATGTGTCGTGGTGGGTGGCGGTCCGGCAGGGATTTTCGCGGGCTTGCTCCTAGCCCGGGCCGGGGTGGAGGTGGTCGTGCTGGAAAAGCACGGAGACTTCTTACGAGACTTTCGGGGCGACACCGTGCACCCATCCACCCTGCAGGTGCTCGACGAGCTGGGCCTGTTCGAACGATTCGACAAACTGCCCCACACAAAGCTTCAGCGGATGATGGTGACCACGCCGGATGGCCGACGGGTCCCGATGGCCGATTTGACTCGGCTACGTACCCCGCACCCCTACATCGCAATGGTGCCGCAATGGGACCTGCTGGACATGTTGGCCGAAGCGGGAAGGGAGGAACCGGATTTCGACCTGCGCATGCGTCACGAGGTGACCGGCTTGCTGTGGGATGAGTCCGGCCGGGTTGCCGGTGTCCAGTATGAGAGCCCGGACGGCGCCGGTGAGCTGCGTGCGGATCTGACCCTCGTGTGCGACGGACGCTGGTCGCTGTGCCGTCGGGAAGCCGGGCTCGTGCCCCGCGAATTCGCGGTGGGCACCGACATCTGGTGGTTCCGCGCGCCGCGGGTGCCGGGAATCGGCGAGGAGCTGGTCCCGCGCTTCAAGGACGGAAAACTGCTCGGGATCATCCCGCGACAGGGCTACCTGCAGATTCCCCAGTTCATACGCAAGGGCGACGACGCGCGGTTGCGGGCGCGGGGTGTCGAGGCGTTCCGCCGCGACCTTGCCGATGTGGTGCCCGAGCTGGCCGATGTGGTCGACGAGATCGAATCCATGGATGAGGTCAAACTGCTGGACGTTCGGGTCAACCGGTTGTCCCGCTGGTACACCGACGGGCTGCTGTGCATAGGCGATGCGGCCCACGCGATGTCGGGTTTGGGTGGTGTGGGGATCAACCTCGCGGTGCAAGACGCCGTTGCGGCGGCGCGCATCCTCGCCGAGCCGCTGCGTCACAAGCGCCTTACCCGTGAGGATTTGGCCGCAGTGCAGGGCCGGCGCATGTTCCCAGCGGTGGTCACCCAGGCCGTTCAGCTCGTGGCGCACCGGTATCTGCTGGACCCGATTTTCACCGGTAGGAAGCTCAGCGGTGCTGGGCGGCTATTGCCGATCATCTCCCGTTTCCGGTGGCTCACCGTGATCCCGGCGTACTTCATTGGCATCGGTGTGCGACCCGAACACGCCCCGGACTACGCCCGGCGGGCCGCCGCGGTGGTCAGCGCCTAG
- a CDS encoding TetR/AcrR family transcriptional regulator encodes MTSAKAATHVTEDLVNAALQAAHTLGKDVADVPLVEVARAAGVSRSTLLRRLGGTRQALDAAVRETGVDPGGRAPVRERATFAAAELIDERGLAAVTLEAVAARADCSVHSLYATFGGRDELMRATFDRFGPIVDIEDTVADPSADTEEKLHRIYQRLAEAFSHKPRVMPAMYAEIISRPSDPSVRKLIEHNAPRMLASVGQWLSSEIAAGRIRDLPVPVLTQQLIAPVVMHTAFRPAAEGVLGLDFPDIQEVCKMFAEAFLHGVRVPAAPRG; translated from the coding sequence GTGACCTCAGCAAAGGCAGCTACCCACGTCACGGAAGACTTGGTGAACGCGGCGCTGCAGGCGGCGCACACACTGGGCAAGGACGTCGCGGACGTGCCCCTGGTGGAAGTCGCCCGCGCCGCCGGGGTGTCCCGAAGCACGCTGTTGCGCCGTTTGGGTGGCACCCGGCAGGCCCTGGACGCCGCGGTGCGAGAGACGGGTGTCGACCCGGGAGGCCGGGCGCCGGTGCGCGAGCGTGCGACCTTCGCCGCTGCTGAACTGATCGACGAACGCGGTTTGGCAGCAGTCACTCTGGAAGCGGTGGCGGCCAGAGCGGACTGCTCTGTACACAGTCTCTATGCCACGTTCGGTGGCCGAGACGAACTGATGCGGGCCACCTTCGACAGGTTCGGGCCCATCGTGGACATCGAAGACACCGTGGCCGATCCATCAGCCGATACGGAAGAGAAGCTGCACCGCATCTATCAGCGCCTCGCGGAGGCTTTCAGCCACAAGCCCCGGGTCATGCCCGCGATGTATGCCGAGATCATTTCGCGCCCCTCCGATCCCTCGGTGCGCAAGCTCATCGAGCACAACGCACCACGCATGCTCGCCAGCGTCGGTCAGTGGCTGTCCAGTGAGATTGCCGCGGGCCGCATTCGGGATCTGCCGGTTCCTGTGCTGACGCAACAGCTCATCGCGCCCGTCGTCATGCATACCGCTTTCCGCCCCGCGGCGGAGGGAGTGCTCGGATTGGACTTCCCGGACATTCAAGAAGTCTGCAAGATGTTCGCCGAGGCCTTCCTCCATGGCGTCCGGGTTCCGGCGGCGCCGCGTGGCTAG
- a CDS encoding patatin-like phospholipase family protein — MTTAFVLSGGASLGSIQVGMLLAMAEAGITPDLIVGTSVGALNGGWISSRPDVDGINGLADLWRSLSRKDVFPTNLSVGFLGFIGQRQSLVSDSGLRRLLKEHLLFRRLEDAPIPLHVVATDVLTGKDVLLSSGNPIDAIAASAAVPAVLPPVRIVGRDLMDGGVVNNTPLSHAVALGATEIWVLPTGYACALTETPRGAVAMALHAMTLAINQRLVADVSRFEGSVDLRVVPGLCPVRTSPADFSHADELIGRAREQTRRWLLMPRFKINQADLLEHHHN; from the coding sequence ATGACAACGGCGTTCGTGCTCTCCGGTGGAGCCAGCCTGGGCTCGATCCAGGTGGGCATGCTGCTCGCCATGGCCGAGGCCGGCATCACGCCCGACCTGATCGTCGGAACGTCGGTCGGGGCCCTCAACGGCGGCTGGATCTCCTCACGGCCCGACGTTGACGGCATCAACGGCCTGGCCGACCTGTGGCGGTCCCTCTCGCGTAAGGACGTATTTCCCACCAATCTTTCGGTGGGATTCCTTGGCTTCATCGGCCAGCGGCAAAGCCTGGTATCGGACTCGGGGCTGCGACGTCTCCTCAAGGAACACTTACTGTTTCGCAGGCTTGAAGACGCACCGATCCCTCTGCATGTGGTCGCGACCGACGTACTCACCGGCAAGGACGTCCTGCTGTCCAGCGGGAATCCGATCGACGCCATCGCCGCCAGTGCCGCGGTCCCCGCGGTGTTGCCGCCGGTACGGATCGTCGGGCGCGACCTCATGGACGGCGGCGTGGTGAACAACACCCCGCTCTCGCACGCCGTGGCACTCGGCGCCACCGAGATCTGGGTGCTGCCCACCGGATATGCCTGTGCTCTCACCGAAACACCCAGGGGTGCAGTGGCTATGGCTTTGCATGCGATGACTCTGGCCATCAACCAGCGCCTGGTCGCCGATGTGAGTCGATTCGAGGGTAGCGTCGATCTACGAGTGGTGCCGGGGCTATGCCCGGTCCGTACCTCACCGGCAGATTTCTCGCACGCCGACGAACTCATCGGCCGCGCACGCGAACAGACCCGCAGATGGCTACTCATGCCGAGATTCAAGATCAATCAGGCCGATCTGCTGGAACACCACCACAACTGA
- a CDS encoding nitroreductase family protein, whose amino-acid sequence MELYDVMRTTFAAREFTGEPLPDNVLDRILDNARFAPSGGNRQAGHIIVVNDPNMRESLAKATAPGARRYFAQIKAGESPWNPVSPTTVSAASIAATAVPESVLSPLRTASVVLVVCVDLRLIAATDQDLHRVGVISGASIYPLVWNILLSARAEGYGGTLTTMAVAQEPQVRDLLGIPDTHAVAAVLPIGKPVKQLTKLRRNGVDEFVTRERFDGAPYLTGNS is encoded by the coding sequence ATGGAGCTCTACGACGTCATGCGCACAACATTCGCTGCACGTGAGTTCACCGGGGAGCCGCTGCCCGACAACGTGTTAGACCGCATCCTGGACAACGCCCGATTCGCGCCGAGCGGCGGCAATCGTCAGGCCGGTCACATCATTGTGGTGAACGACCCGAATATGCGAGAGAGCCTCGCCAAGGCGACAGCGCCAGGTGCACGCCGGTATTTCGCGCAGATCAAAGCCGGAGAGTCACCGTGGAACCCGGTCAGCCCCACCACCGTCAGCGCAGCATCCATCGCCGCCACCGCGGTTCCCGAGTCGGTGCTCAGCCCACTGCGCACCGCGTCGGTTGTCCTTGTCGTCTGCGTCGACCTGCGATTGATCGCCGCGACGGATCAGGACCTGCATCGTGTCGGGGTCATCAGCGGTGCTTCGATCTACCCCTTGGTGTGGAACATCCTGCTGTCCGCGCGGGCAGAGGGATACGGCGGCACCCTGACCACCATGGCAGTGGCACAAGAACCTCAGGTGCGTGACCTGCTGGGTATCCCCGATACCCATGCGGTCGCAGCAGTCTTGCCCATCGGCAAACCGGTCAAACAACTGACGAAGCTACGTCGCAATGGTGTCGATGAGTTCGTCACCCGCGAAAGGTTCGACGGGGCACCGTACCTCACCGGGAACAGCTGA
- a CDS encoding 2OG-Fe(II) oxygenase produces the protein MSSWRERVDGTDWCRVQADLDALGCAITGQLLTAGEAAEIAGLYSDASRFRSTVNMSRHRFGEGEYRYFAQPYPEAVVALKHALYPRLLPIARDWWGRLGRRAPWPDDLDQWLRMCHDAGQDKSTVILLKYGVGDWNALHRDLYGELIFPLQVVVNLSTPDVDHTGGEFLLYEQRPRAQSRGTAVTIPHGHGLVFTTRDRPVQSVRGWSAAPVRHGVSVIRSGTRYTLGLVFHDAA, from the coding sequence ATGAGTTCGTGGCGAGAAAGAGTCGATGGCACCGACTGGTGCCGTGTTCAGGCTGATTTGGATGCTCTGGGGTGCGCCATCACTGGGCAACTGCTGACCGCCGGGGAGGCTGCCGAGATTGCGGGGCTGTATTCCGATGCGAGCCGATTTCGCTCGACGGTCAACATGAGCAGGCACCGTTTCGGGGAAGGTGAGTATCGATACTTCGCTCAGCCCTATCCCGAGGCAGTGGTGGCGCTGAAGCACGCGCTGTATCCCAGATTGCTTCCCATCGCACGAGATTGGTGGGGCCGGCTTGGTCGACGGGCCCCCTGGCCCGATGATCTAGACCAATGGCTGCGAATGTGCCATGACGCGGGGCAGGACAAGTCGACGGTCATCTTGCTCAAGTATGGCGTGGGTGACTGGAACGCGTTGCATCGAGATCTCTACGGCGAATTGATATTTCCGCTCCAAGTGGTCGTCAATCTCAGCACCCCGGATGTCGACCATACGGGTGGGGAGTTTCTGCTCTATGAGCAGCGCCCCCGGGCTCAATCGCGCGGAACTGCCGTGACAATCCCGCACGGACATGGGCTGGTTTTCACTACCCGGGATCGGCCGGTGCAATCGGTGCGTGGCTGGTCGGCGGCACCGGTGCGGCACGGGGTATCAGTGATCCGCAGCGGTACCCGGTACACCTTGGGTCTGGTCTTCCACGATGCCGCATGA
- a CDS encoding methylated-DNA--[protein]-cysteine S-methyltransferase, whose protein sequence is MNNTEFIHSLVRVGDDADKLSELRARLAAAAQRDAVLDIAYRVLDAPVGPLLVAATEQGLIRVAYAREDHDAVLQHLADKISPRILYVPGRLDAVARELDEYFAGARHDFGVPLDWRLSAGFRSTVLHHLHEIGYGQTASYAAVAKLAGNPKAVRAVGTACATNPLPVVVPCHRVVRSDGTMGGYLGGVEAKRLLLDLERVA, encoded by the coding sequence ATGAACAACACTGAATTCATTCATAGCCTGGTGCGCGTCGGCGACGATGCCGACAAGCTGTCCGAACTTCGGGCCCGTTTGGCCGCGGCGGCCCAGCGCGACGCCGTCCTAGACATCGCCTACCGGGTTCTCGACGCACCGGTTGGGCCGCTCTTGGTGGCGGCCACCGAGCAAGGTCTCATTCGTGTCGCCTACGCCCGCGAGGACCACGACGCGGTTCTGCAGCATCTCGCGGACAAGATCAGCCCCCGCATCTTGTATGTACCAGGGCGTCTTGACGCGGTGGCCCGAGAACTCGATGAATATTTCGCGGGCGCCCGCCACGACTTCGGAGTGCCGCTGGACTGGCGCTTGTCGGCAGGATTTCGCAGCACAGTCTTGCATCACTTACACGAGATCGGCTACGGGCAGACCGCAAGTTATGCCGCGGTGGCCAAACTCGCCGGTAACCCGAAAGCTGTTCGCGCAGTGGGCACCGCGTGCGCGACCAACCCGCTGCCGGTTGTGGTGCCGTGCCATCGGGTGGTGCGCAGTGATGGCACGATGGGCGGCTACCTCGGCGGGGTGGAAGCCAAACGACTGTTGCTTGACCTGGAGCGCGTTGCATGA
- a CDS encoding RNA polymerase sigma factor: protein MKAKQPFETVVSDHGPTVLRVCRAVVGPTDADDAWSDTFLAAMKAYPDLPADANIEAWLVTIAHRKSVDITRARTRRAIPTDAVPETPTAPDAEPDDDLIEALDRLPDKQKHAVAYHYLAGLPYNDVAAILGGSAAASRRAAADGIAALRRTYALPGRAQ from the coding sequence GTGAAAGCCAAACAGCCCTTCGAGACCGTGGTGAGCGATCACGGCCCCACGGTGTTGCGGGTGTGCCGCGCTGTTGTCGGACCGACCGATGCGGACGACGCATGGTCGGACACCTTTCTGGCTGCCATGAAGGCCTATCCGGACCTTCCTGCCGATGCGAACATCGAGGCTTGGCTGGTGACGATCGCGCATCGAAAGTCGGTCGACATCACCCGCGCCCGTACCCGGCGAGCGATTCCCACCGATGCCGTCCCCGAGACGCCGACGGCTCCGGACGCTGAACCTGACGACGATCTGATCGAGGCCTTGGATCGTTTGCCCGACAAACAGAAACACGCGGTTGCCTACCACTACCTGGCCGGTCTGCCCTACAACGACGTAGCCGCGATTCTCGGTGGCAGCGCAGCTGCCTCGCGTCGGGCGGCCGCCGACGGCATCGCCGCGCTCAGACGCACATATGCCCTACCTGGGAGAGCACAATGA
- a CDS encoding YhgE/Pip domain-containing protein: MLAGLAFGSEIKRFGRSRMTRAAIVVLMLLPLVYGALYLWAYWDPFGHVNKMPVALVNADKGATVSGQHVNIGEEISKSLTADGSMDWHVLSLDEARSGVDHGNYYFMLELPPDFSEAIASPLTGEPKQANLVAVYNDANNYISSSIGRTAIDQVLNAVSTRISGQAVNQVLSVVVSSGTGIQQAADGARQLADGAAKVDDGAGQLATGLHTARPGSAQLATGAKQLSDGITQATDPLLTVSKAVANIGGSTDKLQQGTEALRQANDQIDGIAKAQDSAANALTAVIDQLAGRQDPAANTLRGIQDQLREHQFTPQVRQQLTDAENASIAMTETLRGPGSPLKSALDQVGGKGQELTNKLNQMRNGAQQLATGNAQLASGIARMDDGAQQLKSGTAQLRSGSAELATKLTDGAKQVPTWSNQQKDAIADTIGGPVHLETSHENAAPNFGTGMAPFFVTLALFFGALVLWMILRPLQTRAIAAEILPLRVALSSYLPAATIGIFQAIILYCVVRFALGMHAAHPVAMLAFMVLISFAFVAATQAVNALVGPAVGRVLLMALLMLQLVSAGGMYPVETTSRPFQILHKYDPMTYGVDGLRQLILGGIDGRLWHAVVTLLFILLGGLLITSLSARRNQLWNLTRLLPSIKM; this comes from the coding sequence ATGCTCGCTGGACTCGCATTCGGCTCAGAAATAAAGCGTTTCGGGCGCAGTCGCATGACGCGCGCCGCCATCGTGGTTCTCATGCTGCTGCCGCTGGTGTACGGCGCGCTGTATCTATGGGCCTACTGGGACCCCTTCGGCCACGTGAACAAGATGCCAGTGGCGCTGGTCAATGCCGACAAGGGCGCCACCGTTTCCGGCCAACACGTCAACATCGGCGAGGAGATCTCCAAGAGCCTGACCGCCGACGGCAGTATGGATTGGCACGTCCTGAGCCTGGACGAGGCACGCAGTGGAGTCGACCACGGGAACTACTACTTCATGTTGGAGCTGCCGCCGGACTTCAGTGAGGCCATCGCCTCACCGCTGACCGGAGAACCCAAGCAGGCCAACCTGGTTGCCGTGTACAACGATGCCAACAACTACATCTCCTCCAGCATCGGGCGCACTGCCATCGATCAGGTCCTCAACGCCGTCTCCACCCGCATCTCCGGACAGGCCGTCAATCAGGTTCTTTCCGTAGTAGTTTCGTCGGGCACCGGTATTCAACAGGCCGCCGACGGCGCTCGACAGCTCGCTGACGGCGCGGCGAAGGTCGATGACGGTGCCGGTCAACTGGCTACCGGGCTGCACACCGCGCGGCCCGGATCGGCGCAACTTGCCACCGGGGCCAAACAGCTGTCCGACGGCATCACCCAAGCTACCGATCCCTTACTCACCGTGAGCAAGGCCGTCGCTAACATCGGCGGAAGCACCGACAAACTGCAGCAGGGCACCGAAGCGCTCCGGCAGGCCAATGATCAAATCGACGGCATCGCAAAAGCACAGGACAGCGCCGCCAATGCACTCACCGCGGTGATCGATCAGCTCGCCGGACGGCAGGATCCGGCCGCCAACACCCTGCGCGGAATACAAGATCAGCTGCGTGAGCATCAGTTCACGCCCCAGGTTCGTCAACAGCTGACCGATGCCGAGAACGCCTCCATCGCGATGACCGAGACACTCCGCGGACCGGGCAGCCCGCTGAAGTCCGCGCTCGATCAGGTCGGCGGCAAGGGGCAGGAACTCACCAACAAGCTCAATCAGATGCGCAACGGGGCACAGCAGCTCGCCACCGGGAACGCACAATTGGCCAGCGGGATCGCCCGAATGGACGACGGTGCGCAACAACTAAAGTCGGGCACCGCGCAGCTGCGGTCTGGTTCGGCCGAACTGGCAACCAAGCTCACCGACGGCGCCAAGCAGGTGCCCACCTGGAGCAATCAGCAGAAGGACGCCATCGCCGACACCATCGGCGGCCCCGTCCATCTGGAGACCTCGCACGAGAATGCCGCACCCAACTTCGGCACCGGAATGGCACCGTTCTTCGTCACGCTCGCCTTGTTCTTCGGGGCACTGGTTCTATGGATGATATTGCGGCCCTTGCAGACTCGGGCCATCGCCGCAGAGATCCTCCCCCTCCGCGTAGCGTTGTCCAGTTATCTGCCGGCCGCAACCATCGGGATCTTCCAAGCGATCATCCTGTACTGCGTGGTCCGATTCGCCCTGGGAATGCATGCCGCGCACCCCGTCGCGATGCTGGCCTTCATGGTGCTGATCTCCTTCGCGTTCGTCGCCGCGACCCAGGCCGTCAATGCGCTGGTGGGGCCTGCCGTCGGCCGTGTACTGCTGATGGCATTGCTCATGCTGCAACTGGTGAGCGCTGGCGGAATGTATCCCGTGGAGACCACGTCGCGGCCGTTCCAGATTCTGCACAAGTACGACCCCATGACCTACGGTGTCGACGGATTACGTCAGCTGATCCTCGGAGGCATCGACGGTCGGCTCTGGCATGCGGTGGTCACGCTGCTCTTCATTCTCCTGGGCGGCCTACTCATCACCAGCCTGTCCGCCCGGCGCAATCAGTTGTGGAATCTGACGCGGCTGCTGCCTTCGATCAAGATGTGA
- a CDS encoding WhiB family transcriptional regulator, with product MASRWRLVPHSVDADGFDAPECLPAVWSKAVTRPKFRAAAAGLDEMEWQVKAACRGVSTDIFYYAETQRGALRKQYEVQAKQICNECPVRMQCAAHAIRTDEPHGVWGAMTTRERRLAMSRSQRKSVAADQLTS from the coding sequence ATGGCGTCCCGGTGGCGGTTGGTTCCACACTCGGTGGATGCGGATGGCTTCGACGCACCCGAATGCTTGCCGGCGGTCTGGAGCAAGGCCGTGACGCGACCAAAGTTTCGCGCCGCGGCAGCGGGGCTGGACGAAATGGAGTGGCAGGTCAAAGCGGCCTGTCGCGGAGTTTCGACGGATATCTTCTACTACGCCGAAACCCAGCGTGGTGCCCTGCGTAAGCAGTACGAGGTGCAGGCCAAGCAGATATGCAACGAGTGTCCCGTGCGCATGCAGTGCGCGGCTCATGCCATAAGAACTGATGAACCCCACGGAGTTTGGGGTGCGATGACGACTCGCGAGCGGCGGCTGGCCATGTCGCGGTCGCAGCGTAAGTCCGTCGCAGCGGATCAGCTCACATCTTGA